The genomic region ACGGTATTATGAAACAAGAGTATACCTTGTATTAGCACGAATTGCAACACCTTTTTCCACTGCAAAAATAATGATAAAGAGGTTATTATATTCACGTATAACAATAAAGAGTGCGGCATTTCACCGTTTCGCTTTCACGGGGGGATATCGTAATTTATTTTAGGTGTAATCTAAAACTATATAAAGGATGTTTTTCCTATGGAACTTCGTTTGCAAGACATTGCAAAACAGTTGGAGGCTCTTGAAGATACCATTATTTTTCGGTGTATTGATCGTGCTCAGTATGCCCAAAACCGTGCTGTCTATGAAGAAGGACGTTTCGATTTTCGCTGGAGCAATGAAGATTCTCTTCTTACGTATAAGCATCGCTTTTCAGAGGAAACAGATGCTGTTTTGGGACGGTTTCGAGTGCCTGAAGAGCGCCCCTTTTTCTCCGAGCTTCCCGAACCGGCAGAGTCCCTCAAGGATACCACCGATGTGGGCCTGTATATTGAAGACTACAATAGCATAAATGTTACAAAAAAAATACGCCAAGCCTATCTCGATGATTTTGTGTTTACAGGCCTTTCCAAGAAAGATGACGGTGAGTACGGTACAACCGTTGAGCTGGATATTTTCTGTCTGCAGGCTCTCTCCCGCCGTATCCACTTTGGCGCTTTCTTTGTTGCGGAAGC from Chitinivibrio alkaliphilus ACht1 harbors:
- a CDS encoding chorismate mutase yields the protein MELRLQDIAKQLEALEDTIIFRCIDRAQYAQNRAVYEEGRFDFRWSNEDSLLTYKHRFSEETDAVLGRFRVPEERPFFSELPEPAESLKDTTDVGLYIEDYNSINVTKKIRQAYLDDFVFTGLSKKDDGEYGTTVELDIFCLQALSRRIHFGAFFVAEAKYQADPEVYDALIMAKDRTGLWEHLTRQSVENAILQRVEEKVQKIQEVSKPDVRVRIAPQVLTAFYKNHIIPLTKEGEVQYLLNRVR